Proteins encoded by one window of Emys orbicularis isolate rEmyOrb1 chromosome 15, rEmyOrb1.hap1, whole genome shotgun sequence:
- the LAMTOR4 gene encoding ragulator complex protein LAMTOR4, with protein sequence MTTALTQGLERIPDQLGYLVICDGAVLASAGDLENAEHTAGVISELVATACSFRLQRGPDPPFKRLSVVFGEHTFLVTVSGQKIFVVKRQNHVREPVAV encoded by the exons ATG accaCGGCGCTGACCCAGGGGCTGGAGCGGATCCCCGACCAGCTGGGCTACCTGGTGATCTGCGATGGAGCCGTGCTggcg TCGGCTGGTGACCTGGAGAATGCCGAGCACACGGCCGGGGTGATCTCGGAGCTGGTGGCCACGGCCTGCAGCTTCCGGCTCCAGCGTGGCCCCGACCCCCCATTCAAACGCCTCTCGG TGGTGTTCGGGGAACACACCTTCCTGGTGACCGTCTCCGGCCAGAAGATCTTCGTGGTGAAGCGACAGAACCACGTGCGGGAGCCGGTCGCCGTCTGA